Proteins encoded in a region of the Bacillus sp. T3 genome:
- the ylbJ gene encoding sporulation integral membrane protein YlbJ, translating into MYRSKIKTLFLASSVTIMAVSIISFPQESVDASIRGLNMWWEIVFPSLLPFFVVSEMLIGFGVVRFIGVLLEPLMRPIFRVPGVGGFIWAMGMASGYPAGAKLTARLRQEGQLTRIEAERLVSFTNSSNPLFIFGAVSVGFFYNPKLGVILALSHYLGNICVGILMRFYGKNEEMKKTEQTKKSNLRAAFSQLHQTRIKDNRPIGKLLGDAVTSSVQTLLMIGGFIILFSVINKILFHLQITGYLSKLLETIFPIFHFPDSLSIPFISGLFEITLGSQLTSQVQDATLLQQTIFTSFILAFSGFSVQAQVASILAQTDIRFQPFFVARIFHGLFAALFTFLLWNPIYIQFYQTEQPSNALPVGWFGKADFLNRAFDWMVHIGPIFTLTSLVIYIVLYARNQYKKG; encoded by the coding sequence GTGTATCGTTCTAAAATAAAGACACTCTTTCTTGCCAGCTCTGTTACAATTATGGCCGTTTCAATCATTTCTTTTCCACAAGAATCGGTTGATGCCTCAATTAGGGGACTGAATATGTGGTGGGAAATCGTGTTCCCTTCTCTCTTACCATTTTTTGTTGTTTCTGAGATGCTAATTGGGTTTGGCGTTGTGAGGTTTATTGGAGTATTATTAGAACCTTTGATGAGACCGATTTTTAGAGTCCCAGGTGTTGGCGGATTTATTTGGGCAATGGGGATGGCTTCCGGTTACCCAGCTGGCGCAAAGCTTACAGCTAGACTAAGACAAGAAGGACAACTAACGCGAATTGAAGCGGAAAGACTTGTTTCCTTTACGAATTCCTCCAACCCTCTGTTTATTTTTGGCGCTGTGTCTGTTGGTTTTTTTTACAATCCAAAGCTCGGGGTGATTTTAGCCTTATCTCATTACTTAGGGAATATTTGCGTGGGAATCTTGATGAGATTTTATGGGAAAAATGAGGAAATGAAAAAAACAGAGCAAACCAAAAAATCGAATCTTAGAGCCGCATTTTCCCAACTCCATCAAACGCGGATAAAAGACAATCGTCCGATTGGGAAACTGCTAGGTGATGCGGTGACATCCTCTGTTCAAACCTTGTTGATGATTGGTGGTTTTATCATCTTATTTTCTGTAATTAATAAGATTCTGTTCCACCTGCAAATTACAGGCTATTTATCAAAGCTTCTAGAAACTATCTTTCCGATTTTTCATTTTCCAGATTCATTAAGCATCCCATTCATTTCGGGGTTATTTGAAATCACGCTAGGTAGCCAGCTAACTAGTCAGGTACAAGATGCCACACTCCTGCAGCAAACCATCTTTACAAGCTTTATCTTGGCATTTAGTGGCTTTAGTGTTCAGGCACAAGTTGCGAGTATATTAGCACAAACTGATATACGATTTCAGCCATTTTTTGTCGCGAGAATATTTCATGGACTATTTGCAGCTTTGTTTACATTTCTTTTATGGAATCCAATCTATATACAATTTTATCAAACAGAACAGCCATCGAATGCATTGCCGGTAGGCTGGTTCGGTAAAGCCGACTTCCTTAATAGAGCATTCGATTGGATGGTCCACATCGGTCCAATCTTCACCTTGACGTCTTTAGTCATTTATATTGTGCTTTATGCCAGAAATCAATATAAAAAAGGCTGA
- the coaD gene encoding pantetheine-phosphate adenylyltransferase translates to MPCIAVCPGSFDPITNGHLDIIVRGAKIFDEIYVSVLNNSTKTPLFSVQERIELIKEVTKHIPNVKVDSFDGLLVDYAKSVNANALIRGLRAVSDFEYEMQNASMNRVLDDAVETFFIMTNNQYSFLSSSIVKEVAKYGGNISELVPPIVENQLHNKFALLRKK, encoded by the coding sequence GTGCCGTGTATCGCTGTATGTCCAGGAAGCTTCGATCCAATTACAAATGGACATTTAGACATTATTGTTCGGGGTGCAAAGATTTTTGATGAAATTTATGTAAGTGTGTTAAATAATTCAACTAAAACACCGTTATTTTCGGTGCAGGAACGAATTGAGTTAATAAAAGAAGTAACAAAGCATATTCCGAATGTAAAAGTTGATTCTTTTGATGGTCTCCTAGTTGATTATGCAAAAAGTGTTAATGCAAATGCGCTAATTCGCGGACTTCGTGCTGTATCAGATTTTGAATATGAAATGCAAAATGCTTCGATGAACCGAGTTTTAGATGATGCAGTGGAAACCTTTTTCATTATGACAAACAACCAATATTCTTTTTTGAGTTCAAGTATCGTGAAAGAAGTAGCAAAATATGGTGGGAATATTTCAGAACTCGTTCCACCAATCGTCGAAAACCAATTACATAATAAATTTGCTTTGCTCAGAAAAAAATAA
- the rsmD gene encoding 16S rRNA (guanine(966)-N(2))-methyltransferase RsmD, which produces MRVVSGICKGKSLKAVPGNSTRPTTDKVKEAIFNIIGPYFSGGIGLDLFAGSGGLGIEAISRGLDQVIFVDREGKAIQTIKENIVACGLEKHAEIYRNDASRALKAIVKRELKFDVIFLDPPYKKQQLLDVLTDMDRHQLVENKGVIVCEHGHDVELPEQVGHFMVIKREQYGIIHITIFQNDLGE; this is translated from the coding sequence ATGAGAGTCGTATCAGGAATTTGTAAAGGGAAAAGTCTAAAGGCTGTTCCGGGCAATTCTACAAGGCCAACAACAGATAAGGTGAAAGAGGCAATTTTTAATATTATTGGTCCTTATTTTTCCGGTGGAATTGGTCTAGATTTATTTGCTGGAAGCGGTGGATTAGGTATCGAAGCCATTAGCAGAGGTCTCGATCAGGTCATATTTGTTGACAGAGAAGGCAAAGCCATTCAAACTATAAAGGAAAATATTGTCGCTTGCGGATTGGAAAAGCATGCAGAAATTTATCGAAACGATGCCAGCCGCGCTTTAAAGGCAATTGTAAAAAGAGAGCTTAAGTTTGATGTTATATTTTTGGATCCCCCATATAAAAAACAGCAGCTTCTCGATGTCTTAACGGATATGGATCGACATCAATTAGTTGAAAATAAGGGGGTCATTGTTTGCGAACATGGCCATGATGTGGAGCTGCCTGAACAAGTTGGCCATTTCATGGTAATTAAAAGGGAACAATATGGGATCATTCATATTACAATTTTTCAAAATGATTTAGGGGAGTAA
- a CDS encoding methylthioribose kinase: MIQRFIELGEGYSDLYELIEIVRSNQHRLARMLAFHSVKNGKEVTSLAVILHPTQPGNFQPLYLCREGIPNPNVKPNKRFELFSKAAADQQKEIIELVVKPSNEFADKELYYQYLIGILRMNRYLPVLSSSW; encoded by the coding sequence ATGATACAAAGATTTATCGAATTAGGAGAAGGGTATTCTGACCTATATGAATTAATTGAAATTGTTCGGTCCAATCAACATCGTTTAGCAAGGATGCTCGCTTTCCATTCAGTGAAAAATGGAAAAGAGGTTACATCGCTTGCCGTTATTTTACACCCGACACAACCGGGCAACTTCCAGCCATTATATCTTTGCCGTGAGGGGATCCCGAATCCCAATGTAAAGCCAAATAAACGGTTTGAACTTTTCTCAAAAGCAGCAGCTGATCAGCAAAAGGAAATTATTGAGCTAGTTGTTAAACCTTCCAACGAATTTGCTGACAAGGAATTATATTATCAATACTTAATCGGAATTTTAAGAATGAATCGATACCTACCCGTATTGTCTAGTAGTTGGTGA
- a CDS encoding YlbG family protein, with translation MFGSRQGIIVWLYSLKQAKMLRRFGNVHFVSKKLKYVVLYCNQEDAEDLIGKLQSYSFVKKVEPSYKPFLRMEFENAKPDKAKEYDYKMGI, from the coding sequence ATGTTCGGTTCGCGACAGGGAATAATCGTGTGGCTTTATTCATTAAAACAGGCGAAAATGTTAAGAAGATTTGGAAATGTTCACTTTGTTTCAAAAAAACTAAAATATGTAGTCCTCTATTGTAATCAAGAAGATGCAGAAGATTTAATAGGGAAATTACAATCATATTCCTTCGTTAAAAAAGTTGAACCATCGTATAAACCTTTCTTGCGAATGGAGTTTGAAAATGCAAAGCCAGATAAAGCCAAGGAATATGATTATAAAATGGGTATTTAG
- a CDS encoding YlbF family regulator: MLATIERIQLLDKTDLLTEMILQSDIAEHYRQCFFNMKNNNESQRKIKEFINLKEQYEEVQRFGKYHPNFKPVRSKIREVKREMDLDPLVAAFKLAENDLQALLDEISTIIGHSVSKYIKVPTGNPYFDTLSSCGSGGCGTGGSCGCSTR, encoded by the coding sequence TTGCTTGCTACTATTGAAAGAATACAACTATTAGATAAGACCGACCTGCTTACCGAAATGATCCTACAGTCTGATATTGCCGAACATTATCGTCAATGTTTTTTTAATATGAAGAACAACAATGAATCACAGCGCAAAATAAAAGAATTCATTAATCTAAAAGAACAATACGAGGAAGTTCAAAGATTTGGTAAGTACCATCCAAACTTTAAGCCTGTTAGGAGTAAGATTCGAGAGGTAAAAAGGGAAATGGACTTAGATCCTCTTGTTGCAGCATTTAAACTTGCAGAAAATGACCTGCAAGCACTTTTAGATGAAATTAGTACGATCATTGGGCATTCAGTTTCAAAATATATAAAAGTTCCAACAGGGAACCCATATTTTGATACACTCTCAAGCTGTGGAAGTGGCGGATGTGGTACAGGCGGAAGCTGTGGCTGTTCTACAAGGTAA
- a CDS encoding YlbE-like family protein: protein MRKDLIEYLHGNKQLQQFVREQPTWYRKLARNPQDLQMLEISSLHFYEKTIPHQVQKFSNGVQMASMMMSMFQAMNSQN, encoded by the coding sequence ATGAGGAAGGATTTAATTGAGTATTTACATGGTAATAAGCAACTACAGCAGTTTGTGCGAGAGCAGCCTACTTGGTACCGCAAACTGGCAAGAAACCCGCAGGATCTGCAGATGCTTGAAATCTCTTCACTTCACTTTTACGAAAAAACAATCCCGCACCAGGTCCAAAAATTTTCAAATGGAGTTCAGATGGCCTCTATGATGATGAGCATGTTTCAGGCAATGAATTCACAAAACTAG
- a CDS encoding YlbD family protein translates to MENSELHPSVESFKQFVKRNPKIIEAVRNEHVTWQDLYEDWYLLGEEDPRWADFIAEEKESNKSPKNDDVDESAPTDEQKTDWIGQIVGAVKRMDAQTLEVHIQQLSQALAAIQGVLSQFQGTNQTKPVPKNSPPPHPFQFRKD, encoded by the coding sequence ATGGAAAATAGTGAGCTTCATCCTTCAGTCGAAAGCTTCAAACAGTTTGTTAAAAGGAATCCAAAAATCATTGAAGCAGTTCGTAACGAACATGTTACTTGGCAAGATTTATATGAGGATTGGTATTTACTTGGTGAGGAGGATCCGCGTTGGGCAGATTTTATTGCTGAAGAAAAGGAATCCAATAAATCCCCCAAAAATGATGATGTTGACGAATCAGCACCAACTGACGAGCAGAAAACAGATTGGATTGGTCAAATTGTAGGAGCGGTGAAAAGAATGGATGCTCAAACATTAGAAGTCCACATTCAACAATTAAGCCAAGCGTTAGCCGCCATTCAAGGAGTGCTTTCACAATTTCAAGGGACCAATCAAACCAAACCAGTCCCAAAAAACAGTCCACCACCACATCCATTTCAATTTCGAAAGGATTAG
- a CDS encoding PaaI family thioesterase: MKELHDMLDQCLQGATEEDVAILKELLYAIQNKQDQGKDVGFIGSLLQMERKTDGNSYEITIPINPMIQNSLGIVHGGVTATLIDSAMGSLAISLLPEGQTSVTTQLNIHYIAPGLGDSLRCVAHCEHKGTKTMVLASTVYRSDGKKIATASGSFFIVDKKAL; encoded by the coding sequence ATGAAGGAATTACATGACATGCTAGATCAATGTCTTCAGGGTGCAACGGAAGAAGATGTAGCCATTCTGAAGGAACTTTTATATGCAATTCAGAATAAGCAGGATCAAGGTAAAGATGTTGGTTTTATTGGATCTCTACTTCAAATGGAACGGAAAACAGATGGCAATAGCTACGAAATTACAATTCCAATTAATCCGATGATTCAAAACTCATTAGGAATCGTTCATGGGGGAGTCACTGCAACGTTAATTGATTCAGCAATGGGATCCCTTGCAATCTCACTTTTACCTGAGGGACAAACCTCGGTCACAACCCAGCTTAACATTCATTATATTGCACCAGGACTTGGAGACTCTTTACGCTGTGTGGCCCATTGTGAACATAAAGGAACAAAAACAATGGTTTTAGCCTCAACTGTGTACCGGTCAGATGGAAAAAAGATAGCGACTGCAAGCGGCAGCTTTTTTATTGTTGATAAAAAAGCACTTTAA
- a CDS encoding CAP domain-containing protein — protein MFGYYFTEIDDNQSDVLYMEETASKDSNGESGQVAPEEGIADLSRPEIGLSTLIGKQVDSLKSTFGEPNRIDPSAYGYEWWIYNNDGKKYMQVGVDQGKIVTLYAIGDKVDITPFKIGETIEKLFSSVLIGTDINFVYEGTNYHFEMSEEDMNSRPLVKMGDIYAQLNIDKYTGKLSSVRFIDIRTLIIQRPYELAYRGELPESEPILDEAWESIEEGSKLQIFDITNIMRKRYGISELDWDEEVARVAYLHSKDMFETNTISHTSEQFGDLSDRLKTANVLYQLAGENIAANYIDAPAVMEGWLNSKPHRESLLNDKFTHIGIGVYHKHFTQNFIEQKSKM, from the coding sequence TTGTTTGGTTATTATTTCACAGAGATAGATGATAACCAATCTGATGTACTATATATGGAAGAAACCGCTTCTAAAGATTCAAACGGTGAAAGTGGACAAGTTGCTCCTGAAGAAGGAATTGCTGATTTATCCCGACCAGAGATCGGCCTTTCCACTTTAATTGGGAAACAAGTGGATTCACTTAAAAGTACCTTTGGAGAACCGAATCGAATTGATCCATCTGCATATGGATATGAATGGTGGATTTACAATAACGATGGAAAGAAATACATGCAGGTTGGAGTTGATCAAGGAAAAATTGTAACGCTGTATGCGATTGGAGATAAAGTTGACATTACCCCATTCAAGATTGGAGAAACAATTGAAAAACTCTTTTCTTCCGTCTTAATAGGAACCGATATTAATTTTGTATATGAAGGTACAAACTATCACTTTGAAATGTCGGAAGAGGATATGAATTCAAGGCCATTAGTAAAAATGGGAGATATTTATGCGCAACTTAATATAGATAAATATACGGGAAAACTATCAAGTGTGCGTTTTATTGATATAAGAACACTTATTATTCAGAGACCATATGAGCTTGCCTATCGTGGTGAATTGCCAGAAAGTGAACCGATTTTAGATGAAGCATGGGAAAGTATTGAAGAAGGAAGTAAATTGCAAATTTTTGATATTACCAATATAATGCGCAAACGCTATGGTATCAGTGAGCTTGATTGGGATGAGGAAGTCGCAAGAGTTGCATATTTACATAGCAAGGATATGTTTGAGACAAACACGATTTCGCACACATCCGAACAATTTGGTGATTTGTCCGACCGACTTAAAACAGCAAATGTTTTATACCAGCTGGCGGGAGAAAATATTGCGGCGAATTATATAGATGCACCAGCTGTGATGGAAGGGTGGCTAAATAGCAAACCACATCGCGAAAGTTTATTGAATGACAAATTTACCCATATTGGAATTGGTGTATATCACAAACATTTCACCCAAAATTTCATTGAACAAAAGAGCAAAATGTAG
- a CDS encoding CBS domain-containing protein, which produces MGKISEIMTKNVETCSLLDNVFEVSVKMKEWNVGAIPIVDNEKLVGMITDRDIVIRGVAEKHPGSSKVEDIMSKEMVTISPESNTQEAAKIMAKHQIRRLPVVENDRLVGIVSLGDFATHELTDDQAKVALTEISEPGQSEIHH; this is translated from the coding sequence ATGGGAAAAATCAGTGAAATCATGACAAAAAACGTAGAAACCTGTTCATTATTAGATAATGTTTTTGAGGTGTCAGTAAAAATGAAGGAATGGAATGTAGGGGCCATTCCCATTGTTGATAATGAAAAACTAGTTGGTATGATTACCGATCGTGATATCGTCATTCGTGGTGTGGCTGAGAAGCATCCAGGCTCATCAAAAGTTGAAGACATAATGAGTAAAGAGATGGTTACAATCTCACCAGAATCTAATACGCAAGAGGCAGCGAAAATAATGGCTAAACATCAAATTCGCCGACTTCCTGTTGTTGAAAATGATAGGTTAGTCGGAATTGTATCTCTAGGAGATTTTGCTACCCACGAATTAACAGATGATCAGGCAAAAGTAGCGTTAACTGAAATCTCAGAGCCAGGGCAAAGTGAAATCCATCATTAA
- a CDS encoding CAP domain-containing protein, with product MKFVKITMSSFILVVLSLFFTESLNAISKYKIKQGDTLWKISMKHHIPLNELLLINHQLENPELIYPGQFIFIPDQKNKHSLSMEQEKLLTYINDERRKKGLRPFIFDPILSEIAEKKSLDMLEHQYVAHTSPTYGNPTHMLETFRIPYKQAFENIGAGPNSSKDMFQTWMNSQVNRRHILEKNAIRVGVGYAKGGLHGNYWTLIIIEN from the coding sequence ATGAAATTTGTAAAGATAACAATGTCCTCTTTTATTTTGGTCGTACTCTCCTTATTTTTTACTGAGAGCCTTAATGCAATCTCTAAATATAAGATTAAACAGGGGGATACGTTATGGAAAATATCAATGAAACACCACATTCCGTTAAATGAATTACTTTTGATTAATCACCAATTAGAAAATCCAGAACTCATATACCCAGGACAGTTTATTTTTATTCCTGATCAGAAAAATAAGCACTCTTTATCAATGGAACAAGAAAAACTGTTGACATACATAAACGATGAACGCAGAAAAAAAGGTTTGCGGCCATTTATTTTCGATCCAATTCTTTCTGAAATTGCTGAAAAAAAATCACTGGACATGTTAGAGCATCAATATGTTGCGCATACATCTCCGACTTATGGGAATCCTACACATATGTTAGAAACGTTTAGAATTCCTTATAAACAGGCATTTGAGAATATTGGGGCCGGTCCAAATTCTAGTAAAGATATGTTTCAAACCTGGATGAATTCACAAGTAAATCGAAGGCATATTCTTGAAAAAAATGCGATCCGTGTTGGGGTGGGGTATGCCAAAGGTGGATTACATGGGAATTACTGGACTTTAATCATAATTGAAAACTAA
- a CDS encoding YugN family protein has product MKFENTGLENAKVELSRLDELMAGYGLIREATWDYDRVTYDRKFELREGVFYLRVQGFAEGDVGAHKAEIKLITPLLGKYYFPHGVEYGAGEEFPSSLVSQCEKILADIKNQITAITQ; this is encoded by the coding sequence ATGAAATTTGAAAATACTGGTCTTGAAAATGCAAAGGTGGAGTTAAGCCGTTTAGATGAGCTAATGGCAGGTTACGGATTAATTCGTGAAGCCACTTGGGATTATGATCGTGTTACATACGACAGAAAGTTCGAATTAAGAGAAGGAGTTTTTTATCTTCGCGTACAAGGATTCGCTGAAGGTGATGTAGGCGCTCACAAAGCTGAAATCAAATTAATTACTCCATTATTAGGAAAATATTATTTCCCACATGGCGTTGAATATGGTGCTGGCGAAGAATTCCCAAGTTCACTAGTATCACAATGTGAAAAGATTTTAGCAGACATTAAAAATCAAATTACAGCAATTACTCAATAA
- the ytvI gene encoding sporulation integral membrane protein YtvI has translation MIKYITKRKILIGLGILIGAGIAYIVLPVSLPLILAFMTAVMLEPFVKLVQQTLKTKRQLSVIIVFIIFICFIALFGYFITTKVISEVIQLIEKSPIYFNEISIVWFKVKDALVNAAKDLPRVVVNQFITQVQQFLYHTRESILSYVNISNVKAVLTNIPNYLVSFIIYLVSLFLFLIDLPKLAQNLYNHLTEATAKKVNLMTSRLTFIIFSFIKAEFFISIITFIISILVLLFIAPEIAIFMALMFWITEFIPIFGSLIVILPWALIKLLTGEIFIAFILLLLAVVLLAVKRFIKPKLLGTKFGLSPFATLVVMYLGFNLFGIIGIIIGPLLLIIFYSAKEAGIIQINFKI, from the coding sequence TTGATTAAATATATTACGAAACGGAAAATATTGATTGGATTAGGCATTCTGATAGGTGCAGGAATCGCCTACATCGTCTTACCCGTGTCCCTTCCATTAATATTGGCCTTTATGACAGCTGTAATGCTAGAACCCTTTGTTAAATTAGTTCAGCAAACATTAAAAACAAAACGACAGCTTTCCGTTATTATCGTGTTTATTATATTTATCTGTTTCATTGCACTTTTTGGTTATTTTATAACAACAAAAGTTATCTCCGAGGTGATCCAACTAATAGAAAAATCACCAATCTATTTTAATGAAATATCGATCGTTTGGTTTAAAGTTAAGGATGCATTAGTCAATGCAGCTAAGGATTTACCTAGAGTAGTTGTAAACCAATTTATCACGCAGGTACAACAATTTTTGTATCATACGAGAGAAAGCATCCTCTCTTATGTAAACATTTCTAATGTAAAAGCGGTTCTGACCAATATTCCAAATTACTTAGTAAGCTTTATTATTTATTTAGTTTCTTTATTTTTATTTTTAATTGATTTACCAAAATTAGCTCAAAATCTCTATAATCATTTAACCGAAGCAACCGCAAAAAAAGTTAACCTAATGACTTCGAGACTAACGTTTATTATTTTTAGTTTTATTAAAGCTGAATTTTTTATTAGTATAATAACTTTTATTATCTCCATATTAGTTCTACTTTTTATTGCCCCGGAAATTGCTATCTTTATGGCATTAATGTTTTGGATTACCGAATTTATTCCTATATTCGGATCATTAATTGTTATTTTACCCTGGGCTTTAATCAAGTTACTTACTGGAGAAATATTCATTGCCTTCATCCTACTTCTATTAGCAGTGGTGCTACTTGCTGTTAAAAGGTTCATAAAACCTAAACTGCTAGGAACAAAATTCGGACTGTCTCCTTTTGCAACACTAGTTGTAATGTATCTAGGTTTTAATTTATTTGGTATTATCGGCATTATCATTGGTCCACTTTTATTGATTATTTTTTACTCAGCAAAAGAAGCCGGGATTATCCAAATCAATTTCAAAATTTAA
- a CDS encoding DUF420 domain-containing protein, whose translation MNSVPILPTISTTFIVLSAITVAIGWVQIKQRKIETHKKTMNLAAIFAIIFFLIYASRTVFIGNTAFGGPDDIKIYYTIFLIFHITLATVGAVFGIISLISGYKNNLRLHKKLGPVTSIIWFFTGITGVAVYLLLYVFYHGGDTTSVIKAILGF comes from the coding sequence ATGAATTCAGTCCCAATATTACCAACAATTAGTACTACGTTTATTGTACTTAGTGCAATTACTGTGGCAATCGGATGGGTCCAGATTAAACAGCGAAAGATTGAAACGCATAAAAAAACAATGAATCTAGCTGCCATTTTTGCCATCATATTCTTTTTGATTTATGCAAGCAGAACAGTGTTTATCGGAAACACTGCATTTGGTGGTCCAGATGATATTAAAATCTATTACACTATATTTTTAATTTTCCATATTACGTTAGCCACAGTGGGTGCTGTTTTCGGAATTATTTCGCTTATAAGTGGATATAAAAATAATCTTAGATTACATAAAAAACTTGGACCAGTGACAAGTATTATTTGGTTTTTTACAGGGATAACTGGAGTTGCAGTTTATTTATTACTTTACGTCTTTTATCACGGTGGGGATACAACTTCTGTCATAAAAGCAATATTAGGATTTTAA
- the ctaG gene encoding cytochrome c oxidase assembly factor CtaG, which translates to MGVLEVFGFRALWSPFFLAALIAILVGYFLITIKFREKFLTSEPLTRKEATLFTTGIALLYLIKGSPLDLMGHLMFYAHMIQMAMLYLVIAPILIVGIPKWIWRNVLNQKLVKPVFQFFTRPLIALVLFNGMFSFYHVPLIFDVIKTDMWLHASYTSLLFVISIFMWWPLVNDLEEYQTLSGIKKIGYIFADGILITPACALIIFADSPMYATFSDPTAWMQALELCVPQTTLASLNLSGPEMFNSLSLIDDQQLGGVLMKIIQEIVYGVVLAQVFFKWYRKDAAEGKKQEENPSLYPNLAEY; encoded by the coding sequence ATGGGTGTTCTAGAAGTATTTGGTTTTCGTGCCTTATGGAGTCCATTTTTTCTAGCAGCATTAATAGCAATTTTAGTCGGATACTTTTTAATAACAATAAAGTTTCGTGAAAAATTTTTAACGAGTGAGCCTCTAACAAGAAAAGAAGCCACCTTGTTTACAACCGGTATCGCTCTTTTGTATTTAATCAAGGGATCACCGCTTGATTTAATGGGGCATTTAATGTTTTATGCTCACATGATTCAAATGGCAATGCTTTATTTAGTTATTGCACCAATATTGATTGTCGGTATACCTAAATGGATATGGAGAAATGTACTCAATCAAAAATTAGTGAAACCGGTGTTTCAATTTTTTACAAGACCGTTAATTGCATTGGTGTTGTTTAATGGAATGTTTTCATTCTACCATGTTCCGCTTATATTTGATGTTATTAAGACCGATATGTGGCTGCATGCATCCTATACCTCACTTTTATTTGTGATTTCCATCTTTATGTGGTGGCCTTTAGTCAATGATTTAGAAGAGTATCAAACATTAAGTGGAATTAAAAAAATCGGTTATATTTTTGCAGACGGAATTTTAATCACCCCTGCTTGTGCATTAATTATTTTTGCAGATAGTCCTATGTATGCAACTTTTTCTGATCCAACTGCATGGATGCAAGCATTAGAGCTATGTGTACCACAAACAACGCTAGCATCACTTAATTTGAGCGGGCCTGAGATGTTCAATTCTTTATCGTTAATTGATGATCAGCAGCTCGGCGGTGTTCTCATGAAAATCATTCAAGAGATTGTATATGGAGTTGTATTAGCTCAAGTATTCTTTAAATGGTATCGCAAGGACGCAGCAGAAGGAAAGAAGCAAGAAGAGAACCCTTCATTGTATCCCAACTTAGCTGAATATTAA
- the ctaF gene encoding cytochrome c oxidase subunit IVB: MANQQTSSANPRVDIEYRRKKNAEEMRYQVVSFSLMIFLTLLSFGAVMYDGFSKWFTVPFIILLAVVQLIFQLYYFMHMSHKGHEAPSLFLYSGALVGAVTVLAFTTIIWW; encoded by the coding sequence ATGGCAAATCAACAAACAAGTTCAGCGAACCCTAGAGTCGACATTGAATATCGTCGCAAAAAAAATGCAGAAGAAATGAGATACCAAGTCGTATCATTTTCATTAATGATTTTCTTAACTCTTTTATCATTTGGAGCTGTTATGTATGATGGGTTCTCAAAATGGTTCACTGTACCATTTATCATCTTATTGGCTGTTGTTCAATTGATATTTCAATTATATTACTTCATGCACATGAGTCATAAAGGCCATGAAGCACCATCGTTATTCCTATACTCTGGTGCCCTAGTAGGTGCCGTAACAGTTTTAGCCTTTACTACTATTATTTGGTGGTAA